One Ranitomeya imitator isolate aRanImi1 chromosome 1, aRanImi1.pri, whole genome shotgun sequence DNA window includes the following coding sequences:
- the LOC138653085 gene encoding piggyBac transposable element-derived protein 4-like translates to MPYSMRRRHFTQAELEEFINYSDTDEDVPPENVSEEEDNISEDEDIAENSDSEGESDVETPTTGLTQEINSKNKDVVWKLQPPAPTGRRSSSNVITDTPGSTRYAIARIDDIQSAFLLFINIAMQNILIQMTNIEGKKVYGDKWKNFDVTAMNAYIGLLLLAGVYKSYGESTKSLWNSETGRHIFRATMSLERFHEISRVLRFDDKTDRSERRSTDKLAPIRDLWSKWVEILPKCYNTVENVTVDEQLVSFRGRCPFRQYIPSKPAKYGIKIWTLCDKRRLFIEELGKSLTNPYVKTRPRNPRNECRKSGPTNSRAWWRRRANSFDHH, encoded by the coding sequence atgccttacagcatgagaagaagacacttcacccaagctgaattggaggagtttataaactactccgatacagacgaggatgtcccacctgaaaatgtctccgaagaggaggacaacattagtgaggatgaagatattgccgagaactcggattctgagggtgaatctgatgtggaaaccccgacaaccggtctgacgcaagaaatcaattcaaaaaacaaagatgtcgtttggaaattgcagcctcctgctccgactggtagaaggtcttcatcaaatgtcatcacagatactccaggttccactagatatgcaattgctagaattgatgacattcaatcggcattcctattattcataaatatagccatgcaaaatatacttatccaaatgacaaacattgagggaaaaaaggtttatggcgataaatggaagaacttcgatgtgacggctatgaatgcttacatcgggttacttctattagctggagtatacaaatcatatggagagtccactaaaagtttgtggaattcggaaacggggcgccatatatttagggccaccatgtctttagaaagattccacgaaatttccagagttctacggtttgatgacaaaacggatagatctgaaagaagaagcacagataaacttgccccaattagggatttgtggagtaaatgggtcgagatactcccaaaatgttataataccgtagaaaatgtcactgttgatgagcagctggtgtcatttagaggcaggtgcccattcaggcaatacattccaagtaaaccagcaaaatacggtataaaaatctggactctgtgtgacaaacgacggctttttattgaggaattggggaagtctctcactaatccatatgtaaaaacacggccacgaaatccaagaaatgagtgcagaaaaagtggcccgacaaattcgagagcatggtggagacggcgagccaacagcttcgaccaccactga